atgttttcttttgtcttctagtTTCCTGAATAAAACATTGGTTAATTATTCCATGCTTAAGTCAGTaacacactttttttctctttttttcttaatattaaatTACTTTAGATATTTTTCTGGAGGCCTAATGGGTAGCAATCAGGAGTGCTCAATTATCAGGTACATCACTTCTCAACTGAGAACTCGAAACATTTTAAGATACTCTAACTTTCTTTAGTCAGTAAAGGAAAACCATGACTACTGATCATTTAAAttgccattcagagggaaaacaaatcTAAATAATCCCGCAACAGAGctgatacagttttattttctagaGTTGAAGACTGTATGCTTCTGCCCATAGTTTTCCCAGTTAGCAAAAGGCatttacttctgaaaaacaaaccaaaactgaACAGTGATTTACTCACCTTACCAATTCTGCTTTGGAAGTAAGTTAGGCCAACAAGTTTATATTTTTGTCATTATATGTTACTAATCAATCAATTACATGATGATCTTGCTAAGAGAACGCAAGAAGTTCTCATTTCTCAGAGCTGCTACTGTTTTATTACAGAGCAAAAAAGCCAGTTGAACCTGAGTCTCCATCGTGCTAGAACTATTGCAAACATACCAAAGTCATGCTTGTGCAGCTATGTcaagttgcaatttttttttgtttttttaaatagatggtTACACAGATACTATCCTAGTATATTAgtgtaaagataaaaataaagttcATATTCCGGAATGTGCTTGATCTGGATAAGCACATTTACATTGGTGTAATTGCATCAGTTATAGTACAACCAAAGCAGTACAGTTTTGATCACACTGTGAAATTTACAGTAAAAATGATTTACTTCTTATATGTtagtttatgtttttaaatataattacacAATGAAATAGGAAAATTATTAGCACCTCTGTCACTACTTGCTTTGCTGCATAACTGCACAAAACCCAGGCATCAGCAGTGCATTTCAGAATACCTCAGCTTCTGCAGGTCTATATATTCCAAAGTGCTACACTAGTTTTTCACTAGATAATTGTCTTAGTTTCAAAGGTAAAGCTGGCAGATGATTTTAGGGTCACAATCACGTAAGATATTAAAAAGTATATGGTTGCTTATACTTACTTGTAAAGATATTGATCCTGTCTCTTTGTTTTTACTGAGGAAGCTAGAAATGGACAAGTTCAAATCTATGCTGCTGTTGTCAGCTGCAGAACCAGTGCCTGAATCCGCATCATTTTCCTTTAGAGTCTCTGATTCCAGCTGCTGTAATGTTTCAGTATGGTCTCGGTTATCTGTTTtgactttttcctcattttcttcagtGCTAATGCTAATACTGGGAACTGGAGTCAGTTCAGAGTCATCAGCTTGTTCACCTGCTGCATCTCGAAGCTTATTCTTCACTACTTCATCTGAGGTAATTTCTGAATGTTCTTTGTCTACCTGAGTACTGGTTTTCAGGATAGTCTCAGGTCTGTGCCCTTCTGAATCCTGGTCCATCTCAGTTGGTTTATCCACCGCTTTCTCAGGAACATCTTCAGTCTTACTCTCTATTGCCTTCTGGTCTGCGTTTTCTTTTCCAGAGTCTTTGGTCTCTCTTTCCTCCGTGCTGCTTATTTTACAAATATCCTCATTCTCACCTTCTTCCAGTTTCTTGTCTACTTTGATTTCCTTATCTTGGCTTTTAGACAGCGTTTCTTCAGAGCTGTTTATCTCATGGACCTCCTTAGGCTGACTTTCCATTAGTTTATCCTCTGTCTCAGGTATTTTGTCCCCATCGCTGATCTGAGTTTCACCAGTTCTGCCTATCTCCTGAATATTGTCAACTCCATGGCTTATTAGTTCCTTTTCTTCATCAGCCACTTTATCCTCAGCACTAGCTAGAATTTCTGTAGTGGAGTCTATCATCACCTCTTTCTGAGCTTCGTCTTTAACTTCCTTTTGCTCTGTAGCATTTTCTGCAGTGAcctctccatttttattttctggaagatctgctctgttttccttctcttctttttcaccAGTTTCCTTGGAAAAGGCTTCTCCAgtttcaatgctgttttcagttgTGGGTGCTATTATCagcttattttcttctgtctgtttatttcccatctctttttctttctctatttttaggTTGTGTTCATCCTTTATTTCTGGTTTGGTAACCACAACaagttctttctttcctttctggggTTCAATATCTTCATGTGCTTCCTCTAGGCTTTCTGTATTCTTTTCAATTGCCAATATTTTGCCTTGCTCACCTTTATCAGTTGGCACAGAACTATCCTGCACTTTCATATTGTCAACAGCAGTATCAGACATGTTATCAGCTGTTTTCTCAAATTTAACATCCTCAGATTCATCTCCAGTTGTTTTATCATCTGGAAATATActgctgtttttctcctcagttgcattactttctgttttctcagaaagaGATTCCAGAACAGAGGCATTCTGTGAAAGTTTATCCTCTTCGGAGCTGGCAATACTAAGGTCAGAGGATGCACGCTTGTCTGTAGGTAACtgctaaaaaaattaaaggaagaaaaatatttaatcattcTCTAGTTCAAGTAAAGCACAGTTCTACTAAAAATACTTGAAGGGagattaatatattttacttaGAGGCAGAGTTACATAAATTTAACAATCTTGACTAATTAGCTAGGTGTTGTCACAGAACAAGTACATGAACTACAGATGGGCTCTTCTGAACAGAACACAACTTCACGAGAACCCTCTTCCACCTCCTATAATTTCATAAAGTATACCTCAATTGAAGGAAAAGGATCATGGTCAGCCTTCTCTGCCATATACTTAATGGAGTCTCTTGCAATCACTTTGCTCCTTATTTTACTATTTCAGCTCCCCTGGTAGTTCCCCATCTACAGTTGGCTTTGAAAGACCAGGGCCAGGCTGGCAATGTAGAAACCATTTAGCTTTAGTTACTGCAGCACTTATGTAACATCATGATCTTCTACTGCCTCATCAAAAAgattagctttccttttcttcttggtcAAAGTGTCCAATAAATGCTCGGCTTCTTCTTTAATCATTGTGAAAATTTGTTAAAACAGTGAAAATTTCCTGCAGATATGAATAAGTGGTAATACAGAACTAGAATAGAAACAGTTACATACTTATACCTATGGAAAGTGTTGTTGCTGGAATATGAATGAATGTTATCAGATTACATACGGACATATACAAAAGAATAAAGTATCATTTTAATCATAATTGCCCTTTCGCTCTTCAAAGTGATTATGATATATCTCTGTCTATATTTACTGTTCAAACCCTGTAATTTGTAGATCAGAGTTCCGATTTGGCATTGGGAACACACTAGGTTAGCTAATATAACAAGCATGGGTTTGATCACACGTTTGCTACCTACCTTAAGGTCTTCTGAGTAAGCATACAGAAAACAATTCCTTTTaagctaaaaatgcattttaaaatatttcatcataTAAATGTTCCAGAAGCTTAGTGCTGTTTTCCAACCAGTATTTAAAAGGAACACAAGTAAATAAGGTAAATGCATCTACCTCACAATTTCCTAAACCGTTATGGGAAGCCCTCTCAAATACTACACGGCAGCAACTCACAATTGTCTGCAGCTAACCAAGTCACAGGGCGAActtcaccccctccccccccccttccctcctgtaGACTGATGGCTTCGCAGCCAAATCAGCAGGGGCATGGGATGCCTGAGGAGACGGAGACCATCTCACCAGCCCTGGAGACGCCGGTGGGAACGTGGGCTTGGAGTTCTGCTGGGGATATAGGCAGAGTGGTATGAAGGCCAAGGGATCACCTAGCttggggagggatgaggagggaagggaggcgtGCATCTCGTGCATGTGTATTTGGCTTAGCAAAACCCAGGAAGCAACTGCTACCGCTGCCAGTACTTGCAGCTACTGGTGCTAGTCAATGTCACTGTTGATAGTACTTGAGCCAGTTCGGCCTGAGAGCTGATAACCTGTACGGTCTGCAACCTGCTAGCACATGATCGTACTTCTGGGTTTTGCCCCTTGAGCAACTGAATTGGCCTGATCAGATTCCTAAGCATCTTCAGAAATATACGTATCTTTATATCTGTAGAAGACACGCAATCTGTTCTTGGTAAGGCATGTTCGCTTGCTTTGGGGTTTTCCTGTGACAGGCACTTTGCAAAATCACAAACTTCGTCTACAGCATAGTGCTCATATATCTTCCATAACGATTTAATCATCGTACAGAACATACAAATATGTTTATATGGTCATCTAATCATATGAATTCAAAACCATTTatacaaaaataagttaaaaattcATCTCACTATATACAGATGTAAACATAAATGTACATAATATTCATTATTAGCAGTTCTTAAAGGGTTTAAACACacacttattttgaaaatattggtTTCTTATTTTGTAGTAAGATTAcagtataattattttattcttagaaAACTTAAGGCAAGAATTGGACAGAATCAGAAaatttttccacaggaaaaaaaatcgtAACTAAAACTATTTGCACATTTAAAAACGTAAATTTTAAACTGACCAGAGaattttctgtttcctcctcttcatcctcatctTTACCATCTTCAACTTCTTCTGTAACCTCAGCCTTAGCTTCTGCAATCAATTCTCTTATTGGTTTATTGGAAGTAACAGTAACAAATGGATgcttgtgaaaataaaaataagcacaaTGGTAAGTGCCGACTCCAGTGTAGGCAGTGGGAAAATCGTAACGTTTCTCTGAACTTATTTCTCTGAAGTTACATTTTAGTCTCTCTAAAACCTGAAGATTCCTAGTGTTAGCATTAATCAAAAGGGTCTTTATCAATGCAGATTTTTCTGAGGAAGTTTTAGAATCAAAACATCAGTATTCATATATCTACTGTGGTAAGTAGCctaataaacatattaaaaatacaggtAGTTCATTTATACTGACCTGCTTCACAATCCAAAGAATAAAAgtagaaagatattttaaagggctatttttcctgaaaagggGTTTCATCTCTTTTTAGTTCCACAGTTAAACTATTTCCTGATAGATTTTATCTAAAAACAGTTTATCTAGAAAAATACAGCTTTGCCTCTAGAACATTTTTTCCTAACAAGAGCTAAAAATCCAACATTTTTACTTAAGAGAAAACAGCTACCTGTTCCTCTCTTACCCCTACTGTCTGAGTGTTCTTTCTCTGCTTGGTCCTGCTGCTTAAATCCATTCAACATGCTGGAGGTAAACGCGTGCTGACGTTAAACAGAATCAAACGTACCTAGTCCCATCTACTCCTGTTTAGCTATTCTGCAGTGACAGCATTACAGAAGGCAGCTGAGCACTAAAGCTTTTAAAACACCTGTCAGCAATAGATTGCTTATGTAAATACATCTTCATCCATTAGAAGCATCGAAGTACAATTTAAATACTCACAAAGTAAACAGTTACATATATCAAAATATGCAAGCACAGAATTTGGTCTGCTTTTGGTGTTATTTCATCAGAATTTACCAAATGAGGATCAGTCCAACAATGTTAAATAAAGACTGTGTACAAACACTTAATTCttaattatttaaatctttaCCACAATACTGCTcgacttttaaaagaaaaaacaatagctCTTAACAGTTAATTCTTCCTACCTGTAGAAGTTGAGTTGCACTCCATCTTGCATCTACAttcttttccaaacatttctttAGAAAATCTTTGAAATCTGATGACCTACATAAAAAGCAAACAGGCAATGGCTTTCCTTTAGCCTTGACATCAGACTAGTGCATAGTGAAATATTCCACATGCATCTACATTACAACTCCATGCCCTCCTACCCACTTAGAAAAATAGGACTGTACAGGAATGAAAAGAGCAATGTGacacaaatatctttaaaattttcCTCCATCTATAGCAAAGTTTACCTTTTGCACTGAATTTACAATATACCCCATCTGCTATACCACTAACTGGTACCACATAAACGTATTATAACGACTGAACAGAAGACACTGGCTTGTTTAATCTTTTCCTAGTATGAAATCCTTAAAAGTCTtcctttactgtttttcttttctttttcagattgtCTTCAAATCTTTTATTGCACTTGTAAAGAGCTATTTTATGtacattttaatgttaaattagttttcaaatttctcagaaaatttttcaattttctgcaacatttttcagtataaaaattTCTATAAAGTTCTACAACAAAAAGGCCATAGTTCCAACTGTTCAAGGATGTACCTACACACACGTACATAGAGCATGTCCCTGATTTGCGTATGAAGTTAGTCACATAAAGTTCAGTAGGATCGCGCACGTGAATGTAAATTAAGAGTTTTGGCATGCCACAAAGTCAAAATCTACATACTGGGGCAAGGAATGGGATGCTATCATTAAAATACTAACCACTTTGAAGGCTGTGCTAACGTAGGCGGATCCGATTTTGCTATTTTCAGAAGCACTCGCATTGGATTTAATTCATGATGAGGTGGCTCTATTTGAGCCATTTCTATTAAAGTAATGCCAAGAGACCAAATATCAGCCTTATAATCATAAGGCCTGTCTTTAGATGTCTCACACATTACTACTTCTGGAGCCATCCTGCAAATAGAAGAATGATGTACAGGATTAGAAAAAGAAGCATTCATCTTCTTAGGAAAAAGCATCTAAGCAGATGACTTCACTGAAACCATGTAAGAAGTAGGTGTTCTTCTTTAATACATTTACATAACATTTTATCAAGCTTATAATATTAACATTGAGGGTGATATTAGAACATCAGTTCATACTAGAAGGTCAGCAAAACAGTGCACTTACCAATACGGTGTACCAATAAAAGAATCTCTTCTCTGTATTGTCCTTGTGTTTTTAGCTGATACTCCAAAGTCCGCttaaagcaaatattaaaagTACTATTAACCAGGTGGTGGAACATGcactatatttttatattttacgactttattctaaaatattttgttacagaATAAACATTCTACAATATTAAAACTCcaaaataagaaagcaatattttattttggtaatTGAGTGCCAACGCACACAGGTTTTGTAACATCCCTAGTAGAAGATATTCAATAAAGGCTAATTTTCATTGCTAAGAAAGTAATGCCAAGGTTAAACTGCGTGGGATAAGCCAGAGTCATGTATTTGCTGTAAGGATAAGTGgattacattattttaattactaCATTATTTCTTTATCCTATGAAGGAACTGCCCAGAAGTGGCATATTAACCTCCCTTATTATTTTGACAACTCATTCAGTTTTTGATTTCAGGATTCAAAGTTTCCTACAGTGAGATTTTTGTGTTGTCATTTTTCTCTACCTCACAGGTTTCTTTCCGCCTAATTTTTCACTTTATGTTAAATATCTGAAATCTTGCATATTCCTCTTCAGTCAATATTTgactaaaaatcaaaataatctttCATTTAGTATAATCTATAAAGCATTACATTTCTCAATTAGAAAAAAggcatttatatttaaatgttataCTTATGTTATAGATGTAACATTTCTTAATGAAGATCTACTGGTTAGAGCAGAGGGACAAAACAGCCATATGTTACTGGC
The sequence above is drawn from the Struthio camelus isolate bStrCam1 chromosome 7, bStrCam1.hap1, whole genome shotgun sequence genome and encodes:
- the SLK gene encoding STE20-like serine/threonine-protein kinase isoform X2, with the protein product MSFFNFRKIFKLGGEKKKKQYEHVKRDLNPEEFWEIIGELGDGAFGKVFKAQNKETKVLAAAKVIDTKSEEELEDYMVEIDILASCDHPNIVKLLDAFYYENNLWILIEFCAGGAVDAVMLELERPLTEPQIKVVCRQTLEALNYLHENKIIHRDLKAGNILFTLDGDIKLADFGVSAKNTRTIQRRDSFIGTPYWMAPEVVMCETSKDRPYDYKADIWSLGITLIEMAQIEPPHHELNPMRVLLKIAKSDPPTLAQPSKWSSDFKDFLKKCLEKNVDARWSATQLLQHPFVTVTSNKPIRELIAEAKAEVTEEVEDGKDEDEEEETENSLQLPTDKRASSDLSIASSEEDKLSQNASVLESLSEKTESNATEEKNSSIFPDDKTTGDESEDVKFEKTADNMSDTAVDNMKVQDSSVPTDKGEQGKILAIEKNTESLEEAHEDIEPQKGKKELVVVTKPEIKDEHNLKIEKEKEMGNKQTEENKLIIAPTTENSIETGEAFSKETGEKEEKENRADLPENKNGEVTAENATEQKEVKDEAQKEVMIDSTTEILASAEDKVADEEKELISHGVDNIQEIGRTGETQISDGDKIPETEDKLMESQPKEVHEINSSEETLSKSQDKEIKVDKKLEEGENEDICKISSTEERETKDSGKENADQKAIESKTEDVPEKAVDKPTEMDQDSEGHRPETILKTSTQVDKEHSEITSDEVVKNKLRDAAGEQADDSELTPVPSISISTEENEEKVKTDNRDHTETLQQLESETLKENDADSGTGSAADNSSIDLNLSISSFLSKNKETGSISLQETRRQKKTLKKTRKFVVDGVEVSVTTSKIVTENDSKSEEMRFLRRQELRELRLLQKEEQRAQQQLSNKLLQQREQMYRRFEQEMTSKKRQYDQEIENLEKQQKQTIERLEQEHTNRLRDEAKRIKAEQEKELSKFQNMLKNKKKEEQEFVQKQQQELDASLKKIIQQQKTELATIERDCLNNKQQLMRAREAAIWELEERHLQEKHQLLKQQLKDQYFMQRHQLLKRHEKETEQMQRYNQRLIEELKNKQTQERARLPKIQRSEAKTRMAMFKKSLRINSLASPDQDREKIKQFGIQEEKRQKNERLAQHQKHENQMRDLQLQCEANIRELHQLQNEKCHLLVEHETQKLKELDEEHSQELKEWREKLRPRKKTLEEEFARKLQEQEVFFKMTGESECLNPSTQSRISKFYPIPSLHSTGS
- the SLK gene encoding STE20-like serine/threonine-protein kinase isoform X4; the encoded protein is MSFFNFRKIFKLGGEKKKKQYEHVKRDLNPEEFWEIIGELGDGAFGKVFKAQNKETKVLAAAKVIDTKSEEELEDYMVEIDILASCDHPNIVKLLDAFYYENNLWILIEFCAGGAVDAVMLELERPLTEPQIKVVCRQTLEALNYLHENKIIHRDLKAGNILFTLDGDIKLADFGVSAKNTRTIQRRDSFIGTPYWMAPEVVMCETSKDRPYDYKADIWSLGITLIEMAQIEPPHHELNPMRVLLKIAKSDPPTLAQPSKWSSDFKDFLKKCLEKNVDARWSATQLLQHPFVTVTSNKPIRELIAEAKAEVTEEVEDGKDEDEEEETENSLQLPTDKRASSDLSIASSEEDKLSQNASVLESLSEKTESNATEEKNSSIFPDDKTTGDESEDVKFEKTADNMSDTAVDNMKVQDSSVPTDKGEQGKILAIEKNTESLEEAHEDIEPQKGKKELVVVTKPEIKDEHNLKIEKEKEMGNKQTEENKLIIAPTTENSIETGEAFSKETGEKEEKENRADLPENKNGEVTAENATEQKEVKDEAQKEVMIDSTTEILASAEDKVADEEKELISHGVDNIQEIGRTGETQISDGDKIPETEDKLMESQPKEVHEINSSEETLSKSQDKEIKVDKKLEEGENEDICKISSTEERETKDSGKENADQKAIESKTEDVPEKAVDKPTEMDQDSEGHRPETILKTSTQVDKEHSEITSDEVVKNKLRDAAGEQADDSELTPVPSISISTEENEEKVKTDNRDHTETLQQLESETLKENDADSGTGSAADNSSIDLNLSISSFLSKNKETGSISLQETRRQKKTLKKTRKFVVDGVEVSVTTSKIVTENDSKSEEMRFLRRQELRELRLLQKEEQRAQQQLSNKLLQQREQMYRRFEQEMTSKKRQYDQEIENLEKQQKQTIERLEQEHTNRLRDEAKRIKAEQEKELSKFQNMLKNKKKEVLSEVEKAPKELRKELMKRKKEELAQNQHAQEQEFVQKQQQELDASLKKIIQQQKTELATIERDCLNNKQQLMRAREAAIWELEERHLQEKHQLLKQQLKDQYFMQRHQLLKRHEKETEQMQRYNQRLIEELKNKQTQERARLPKIQRSEAKTRMAMFKKSLRINSLASPDQDREKIKQFGIQEEKRQKNERLAQHQKHENQMRDLQLQCEANIRELHQLQNEKCHLLVEHETQKLKELDEEHSQELKEWREKLRPRKKTLEEEFARKLQEQEVFFKMTGESECLNPSTQSRISKFYPIPSLHSTGS
- the SLK gene encoding STE20-like serine/threonine-protein kinase isoform X3, with the translated sequence MSFFNFRKIFKLGGEKKKKQYEHVKRDLNPEEFWEIIGELGDGAFGKVFKAQNKETKVLAAAKVIDTKSEEELEDYMVEIDILASCDHPNIVKLLDAFYYENNLWILIEFCAGGAVDAVMLELERPLTEPQIKVVCRQTLEALNYLHENKIIHRDLKAGNILFTLDGDIKLADFGVSAKNTRTIQRRDSFIGTPYWMAPEVVMCETSKDRPYDYKADIWSLGITLIEMAQIEPPHHELNPMRVLLKIAKSDPPTLAQPSKWSSDFKDFLKKCLEKNVDARWSATQLLQHPFVTVTSNKPIRELIAEAKAEVTEEVEDGKDEDEEEETENSLLPTDKRASSDLSIASSEEDKLSQNASVLESLSEKTESNATEEKNSSIFPDDKTTGDESEDVKFEKTADNMSDTAVDNMKVQDSSVPTDKGEQGKILAIEKNTESLEEAHEDIEPQKGKKELVVVTKPEIKDEHNLKIEKEKEMGNKQTEENKLIIAPTTENSIETGEAFSKETGEKEEKENRADLPENKNGEVTAENATEQKEVKDEAQKEVMIDSTTEILASAEDKVADEEKELISHGVDNIQEIGRTGETQISDGDKIPETEDKLMESQPKEVHEINSSEETLSKSQDKEIKVDKKLEEGENEDICKISSTEERETKDSGKENADQKAIESKTEDVPEKAVDKPTEMDQDSEGHRPETILKTSTQVDKEHSEITSDEVVKNKLRDAAGEQADDSELTPVPSISISTEENEEKVKTDNRDHTETLQQLESETLKENDADSGTGSAADNSSIDLNLSISSFLSKNKETGSISLQETRRQKKTLKKTRKFVVDGVEVSVTTSKIVTENDSKSEEMRFLRRQELRELRLLQKEEQRAQQQLSNKLLQQREQMYRRFEQEMTSKKRQYDQEIENLEKQQKQTIERLEQEHTNRLRDEAKRIKAEQEKELSKFQNMLKNKKKEEQEFVQKQQQELDASLKKIIQQQKTELATIERDCLNNKQQLMRAREAAIWELEERHLQEKHQLLKQQLKDQYFMQRHQLLKRHEKETEQMQRYNQRLIEELKNKQTQERARLPKIQRSEAKTRMAMFKKSLRINSLASPDQDREKIKQFGIQEEKRQKNERLAQHQKHENQMRDLQLQCEANIRELHQLQNEKCHLLVEHETQKLKELDEEHSQELKEWREKLRPRKKTLEEEFARKLQEQEVFFKMTGESECLNPSTQSRISKFYPIPSLHSTGS
- the SLK gene encoding STE20-like serine/threonine-protein kinase isoform X1, with product MSFFNFRKIFKLGGEKKKKQYEHVKRDLNPEEFWEIIGELGDGAFGKVFKAQNKETKVLAAAKVIDTKSEEELEDYMVEIDILASCDHPNIVKLLDAFYYENNLWILIEFCAGGAVDAVMLELERPLTEPQIKVVCRQTLEALNYLHENKIIHRDLKAGNILFTLDGDIKLADFGVSAKNTRTIQRRDSFIGTPYWMAPEVVMCETSKDRPYDYKADIWSLGITLIEMAQIEPPHHELNPMRVLLKIAKSDPPTLAQPSKWSSDFKDFLKKCLEKNVDARWSATQLLQHPFVTVTSNKPIRELIAEAKAEVTEEVEDGKDEDEEEETENSLLPTDKRASSDLSIASSEEDKLSQNASVLESLSEKTESNATEEKNSSIFPDDKTTGDESEDVKFEKTADNMSDTAVDNMKVQDSSVPTDKGEQGKILAIEKNTESLEEAHEDIEPQKGKKELVVVTKPEIKDEHNLKIEKEKEMGNKQTEENKLIIAPTTENSIETGEAFSKETGEKEEKENRADLPENKNGEVTAENATEQKEVKDEAQKEVMIDSTTEILASAEDKVADEEKELISHGVDNIQEIGRTGETQISDGDKIPETEDKLMESQPKEVHEINSSEETLSKSQDKEIKVDKKLEEGENEDICKISSTEERETKDSGKENADQKAIESKTEDVPEKAVDKPTEMDQDSEGHRPETILKTSTQVDKEHSEITSDEVVKNKLRDAAGEQADDSELTPVPSISISTEENEEKVKTDNRDHTETLQQLESETLKENDADSGTGSAADNSSIDLNLSISSFLSKNKETGSISLQETRRQKKTLKKTRKFVVDGVEVSVTTSKIVTENDSKSEEMRFLRRQELRELRLLQKEEQRAQQQLSNKLLQQREQMYRRFEQEMTSKKRQYDQEIENLEKQQKQTIERLEQEHTNRLRDEAKRIKAEQEKELSKFQNMLKNKKKEVLSEVEKAPKELRKELMKRKKEELAQNQHAQEQEFVQKQQQELDASLKKIIQQQKTELATIERDCLNNKQQLMRAREAAIWELEERHLQEKHQLLKQQLKDQYFMQRHQLLKRHEKETEQMQRYNQRLIEELKNKQTQERARLPKIQRSEAKTRMAMFKKSLRINSLASPDQDREKIKQFGIQEEKRQKNERLAQHQKHENQMRDLQLQCEANIRELHQLQNEKCHLLVEHETQKLKELDEEHSQELKEWREKLRPRKKTLEEEFARKLQEQEVFFKMTGESECLNPSTQSRISKFYPIPSLHSTGS